The stretch of DNA AACTCGCGAAAGGCATGATGTATTTTTTCCAAATCTTCCTGAAATTTTTGTCGTCCCTTTTCGGTGTTTTCTCCGAGAATAGTCAGCGTTCTTTTATACTCGCCCGCGGTAATTAATTCTACGTCCACATTGTGTTTTTTCAACCAGCGATGGAAGTTTGGAATTTGTGAAACCACGCCAATGGAACCTACAATTGAAAAAGGCGCCGCAACTATTTTATTGGCAATGCAGGCCATTAAATATCCACCGCTGGCAGCAACCTTATCAATGCAGACAGTCAATGGAATATTCCTATCGCGTATGCGCAGCAGCTGGGATGCAGCCAGACCATAGCCGTTCACAGCGCCCCCCGGACTTTCCAGCAGAAGCAACACTTCATCTTTCTTACCTGCTATGGATAAAATCGCAGTGATGGCATCTCGCAATTGCTCCACTTCAGTTGCTTTGATATCTCCATGAAACTGTAAAACGTAAAGGGAAGGCTTTTCTGATTTGGTTTCTTTTTTGGACTTTTTAACTTTCTCGGCTTTGCCGGTGACTTTTTTAAACATCAATTGCCTGATTTCTTCATATTGTTTATTAAGAGAGACAATTTCCAGTTTGGGCCTTGGCTTTTTGCTTATCGCCATGATTCCAGCCAGAGCAAGCAAAAGACTAATCACAAGGGTTAAACACTTTAAAAGAAACATCCCGTAATGGGCAAGAAATTCCATACCAACTCTCAAAATTCAAATTGCCATAAGATCCTTCATAATTAGGGATAAAGCAAGAAATTTGTAAGTTCTTCACTCTGGGTTATAATAGGCATTTACTTCCAAGATTCAGTATGTTTAGCGTTTCGGCACTCAGCTTTGAATATGAAGATCAGTTATTATTCAGGAATGTCAGTTTTTTCCTCGCCAGCGGTCAATTATTGCATCTGAAAGGGGTTAATGGTTCCGGAAAAACGACGCTTTTACGTTTGATAGCCGGCTTACAACAGCCGGTGTCTGGTGATATTTTTTTCAATGGAAAGTCCATTTATGAGGATTTACCCTCATATTACCGGCAGATTTGCTATGTGGGCCATAAGCAGGGATTAAGCCCGTTATTGACTGTCAGGGAAAATTGCCTTTTTGATTTACAGCAGCAAAGCCAGCAGGATTTGTATGAAATCTTCTCGCGCTTAAGACTGACAGAAGTCGCTGATAAACCTGTTTTTCAATTGTCAGCGGGACAGCGGCGCCGGGCTGGCTTACTTCGTATTTTAATGACAAAAGCCAACCTATGGTTGCTGGACGAACCATTAACCGCTCTGGATGAGTTTTCCCTGAGCTGTCTGGCAGGCTGTTTAAATGAACATTTGGGGCGGGGTGGTCAGGTCGTGATGACTTCTCATCAGCAACTACCTTCACAATTACGACCTGATCTGGAGTACTGTCTTTGAGACTATTCATAAATCAGCTAAAGCGAGAGTTACTTATTTATTCACGGCAGCCTCGGGGTCTACTGAATACCAGTTTGTTTTTCTTCATGATTGTCATTTTCTTTCCACTGACTATTCCGCCTGTTAAAGAAATTGTGCGTCAGGTCGCTCCAGGTTTAATCTGGACTGCCATGCTATTGTCTCTGTTGCTGGCATCGGAGCGAATATTTCAGCAAGACTATGAAGACGGTATCATTGAACAATGGTTAATATCCGGTTTTTCGCTTAACTTGATTATTGTAGCCAAGCTTTGTGTTCACTGGTTATTTTCTATTATTCCCATGTTGATATTTTGCCCCTTGCTGGCATTTCTTTTTAATTTTAGTTTTCAGGAAGCCGCTTTACTGGCCGCCAGCCTCATTTTAGGAACCCCTGCTATTCTTGCCCTTTGTGTACTGGCTGCTGCCTTTAGTACTCGCCTTCAACAGAAGGGGATTTTTATGGCTTTAATTCTCCTGCCTTTAGTAATTCCAGTGATGATATTTGGCAGCGGGGCTTGTCTGGCCGCTTTGGAGGGCTCCTCTGCTTCTGCTTATCTTGCGATTCTGGCTGCACTGTCTCTTGTAGCAGTCAGTTTTCTGCCTTTTGCAATTTCTACAGTGATTCGCATTAGCCTTAGCGATTAATGCATGATAGAATTTAGCTTTTTTTCTGATTCATAAATTCCCTATGTGGAAATTTTTATACCAATTGGCATCGCCGCAACGCTTTTTTAACATGACTCAACGCTGGCTTGGCGTTTTGGGATGGCTTGCCTGTATCTTTTTAATCCTCGGATTTGCCTGGGGACTTATTTTTGCTCCTGCTGATTATCAGCAGGGTGATGCGTTTCGCATTATTTATATTCATGTACCTGCAGCTTTTCTTTCCTTATCTTTATACGGCTTTATGGCATTTATGTCCGTGCTGCTATTGATTTGGCGAATCAAGCTAGCGGGGCTGATGTTAAGCGCTGCCGCACAAACCGGTGCGTGTATGGCGTTTATTGCTTTGGCAACTGGCAGTATATGGGGAAAACCCATGTGGGGTACCTGGTGGGTATGGGATGCTCGATTGACTTCCGAACTTATTCTATTAGTTCTTTATATTGCTATCCTTGCAACTGGTGCAACCTTCAAAAATAAAGATCAGGGCGATAGGCTTGTGGCCGTTTTAACATTGGTCGGAGCAATTGATTTGCCTGTGATTCATTATTCAGTTTATTGGTGGAATACACTGCATCAAGGAGCGACATTGTCCTTATTGGCCAAACCAAAAATTGCACTGCCAATGCTGTATCCCTTGTTATTGACCCTTGCAGGATTTGCCTTCTATTGCGTATGGGTTATTTTACACAAAGCGGGTAATGAGCTGTTAATACGTGAAAAGCGTCAGCATTGGGTAAGAAAACTCCTGGAAGAAAATGTATGATTAACGAATTTATTAGCTGGTTTTCTATGGGGGGGTACTCCATTTATATCTGGCCAGCCTATGGCCTGGTTTGCGTGCTGCTGGTTATGAATTTGCTGGGCATTAAATGGCAGCGAAAACAAACCCGAAGAAAATTGCAGCGTTGGTTAAAGAGAAATCAGTCATGAATCCTGCTCGTCGCAAAAAATTAATCCGGCTAGTATTTATTGCTTCTGTTCTAGGAGTTGCGGCTGCTCTGGTGATGTATGCCTTAAGGCAGAATATCAGCTTGTTTTATACGCCAAGCCAAATTGCATCTGGAGAGGCGCCTCGTCAGCAGGTGATTCGCGTGGGCGGCATGGTTGCCGTGGGAAGTGTGATTCGTTCTGAAAAGGATTTATCTGTCCAGTTTGAACTGACCGATTTCAACCAGAAAGTTACGGTCCATTATCGAGGCATCCTGCCTGATCTGTTTCGGGAAAATCAGGGAATTGTCACAAAAGGACAATTACTGGATAACGGGCAGTTTGCAGCCACGGAAGTATTGGCTAAACACGATGCTAATTACATGCCTCCTGAAGTGAAGGCAAGTTTGGCTAAAACAAAGAGAAATATAAATTAATGATTGCTGAAATCGGTTTGTTTAGTCTCATTTTAGCGCTGCTGTTTGCAGTTCTTTTGGTCTCTGTGCCGTTTGTTGGGCTTATCAGGAACAATGCTGTTCTTATTAAAAGCGCAAATTATTACGTGGTCGCTTTGTTTGCTTTTGTTGCATTCGCCTATCTCTGTTTGACAGTTTGTTTTCTAAATGACGATTTTTCGGTCTCCTACGTGCTTTCTAATTCCAGCCTGTCCTTGCCCTGGTTTTATAAACTTTGTGCTGTATGGGGCGGGCATGAAGGCTCAATGCTCTTGTGGGTGTTTATCTTAAGTTTCTGGACTTTAGCCGTTAGTCTGGCCAGTAATTCGCTGGATCCAAAATTTCGAGTGCGTGTCCTGATTGTACTTGCCCTGCTTTGCATTGGTTTTTTACTCTTTCTGCTGCTCACCTCCAATCCATTTCTACGTCAGTTTCAGTTGCTTGATACAGAAGGCCGCGATCTGAATCCTTTATTGCAGGATCCGGGATTTCTATTCCACCCGCCGATGTTATATATGGGTTATGTTGGGTTCTCGGTGGCGTTTGCATTTGCTATGGCCGCTTTGTGGGCCGGGGAGTTTGAGCCAATATG from Legionella quinlivanii encodes:
- the ccmC gene encoding heme ABC transporter permease CcmC, whose product is MHKFPMWKFLYQLASPQRFFNMTQRWLGVLGWLACIFLILGFAWGLIFAPADYQQGDAFRIIYIHVPAAFLSLSLYGFMAFMSVLLLIWRIKLAGLMLSAAAQTGACMAFIALATGSIWGKPMWGTWWVWDARLTSELILLVLYIAILATGATFKNKDQGDRLVAVLTLVGAIDLPVIHYSVYWWNTLHQGATLSLLAKPKIALPMLYPLLLTLAGFAFYCVWVILHKAGNELLIREKRQHWVRKLLEENV
- the ccmD gene encoding heme exporter protein CcmD — its product is MINEFISWFSMGGYSIYIWPAYGLVCVLLVMNLLGIKWQRKQTRRKLQRWLKRNQS
- the ccmB gene encoding heme exporter protein CcmB translates to MRLFINQLKRELLIYSRQPRGLLNTSLFFFMIVIFFPLTIPPVKEIVRQVAPGLIWTAMLLSLLLASERIFQQDYEDGIIEQWLISGFSLNLIIVAKLCVHWLFSIIPMLIFCPLLAFLFNFSFQEAALLAASLILGTPAILALCVLAAAFSTRLQQKGIFMALILLPLVIPVMIFGSGACLAALEGSSASAYLAILAALSLVAVSFLPFAISTVIRISLSD
- the ccmA gene encoding cytochrome c biogenesis heme-transporting ATPase CcmA produces the protein MFSVSALSFEYEDQLLFRNVSFFLASGQLLHLKGVNGSGKTTLLRLIAGLQQPVSGDIFFNGKSIYEDLPSYYRQICYVGHKQGLSPLLTVRENCLFDLQQQSQQDLYEIFSRLRLTEVADKPVFQLSAGQRRRAGLLRILMTKANLWLLDEPLTALDEFSLSCLAGCLNEHLGRGGQVVMTSHQQLPSQLRPDLEYCL
- the ccmE gene encoding cytochrome c maturation protein CcmE, which gives rise to MNPARRKKLIRLVFIASVLGVAAALVMYALRQNISLFYTPSQIASGEAPRQQVIRVGGMVAVGSVIRSEKDLSVQFELTDFNQKVTVHYRGILPDLFRENQGIVTKGQLLDNGQFAATEVLAKHDANYMPPEVKASLAKTKRNIN
- the sohB gene encoding protease SohB; this translates as MEFLAHYGMFLLKCLTLVISLLLALAGIMAISKKPRPKLEIVSLNKQYEEIRQLMFKKVTGKAEKVKKSKKETKSEKPSLYVLQFHGDIKATEVEQLRDAITAILSIAGKKDEVLLLLESPGGAVNGYGLAASQLLRIRDRNIPLTVCIDKVAASGGYLMACIANKIVAAPFSIVGSIGVVSQIPNFHRWLKKHNVDVELITAGEYKRTLTILGENTEKGRQKFQEDLEKIHHAFREFVLQNREQIDINQVSTGEHWLSLDAFKLKLVDELKTSDEVIIEKLNHFNVYKIISHHRQSLASKILKPAAKMLHPWA